The following coding sequences lie in one Xyrauchen texanus isolate HMW12.3.18 chromosome 25, RBS_HiC_50CHRs, whole genome shotgun sequence genomic window:
- the LOC127619348 gene encoding pancreatic progenitor cell differentiation and proliferation factor B-like → MAAIPASGSLVATHDYYRRRIGSTSSSSSCGSSEYSGEVIPHHPGLPKQDSGHWWSSFFFGKQNQPGMGTLTEEAQQKSGVMSMTNGQVTCVAREMVKRQESEMRDGGKSEVGSSPKS, encoded by the exons ATGGCAGCCATCCCAGCTAGTGGTTCTCTTGTTGCCACTCATGACTACTACCGAA GGCGCATTGGCTCTACATCCAGTAGCAGTTCGTGTGGCAGCTCGGAGTATAGTGGGGAGGTTATTCCACATCATCCAG GTCTGCCCAAACAGGACTCTGGTCATTGGTGGTCCAGTTTCTTCTTTGGGAAGCAGAATCAGCCTGGAATGGGAACTCTGACTGAAGAGGCTCAGCAGAA GTCAGGGGTGATGAGCATGACCAATGGGCAGGTGACCTGTGTTGCCCGTGAGATGGTGAAAAGGCAGGAAAGCGAAATGCGTGATGGAGGCAAGTCGGAGGTGGGGAGTTCTCCCAAATCCTGA